The following DNA comes from Arcobacter cloacae.
AGGATATTTTCTAACTCTATTTTATTTTTTATGTTTATTGCTTTTGAGATATTTTTGAAAAGTTTATCATCAAGTGCAGCTTGTAAATAGTTTGAGTCAAACTGGGATAGTTTCCACATAGGTTCAAACTCTTTTAGATTTTCTATATTTTCTTTTGTTGAAACTATTGTTCCAACTCGTATTCCTGCACTTGAATAAAACTTTGTCATTGATTTTAGAATATACAATTTATCGTAAATTTCTAAGTATTTTATAGCTGAGGCTTTATCACAAAAATCCAAAAAACTTTCATCAACTAAAATCGTACAAGATTTCTCTATCCAAGTTTTCATCAACTCTTCAAGCTCATAATATTTTCCATCGGGAGTTGATGGATTTACAAAAATCACTAAAGAGTTCTCTTTTACATTTTCGTTTATATTGCTAAATCTATTTATTAGATTTAATTCATAGTCAAAATTTAAAGCTGCTTTTTTATACTCCAAATATGCAGGTGAATAAATGATACAAGTTTGTAATGAAAGATGTTTAAATAGAGTAAAAATCGCACTACTTCCACCGTTAAAAAGCTCAATTTGAGAAGTCTCAACTCCATAATTAAAAGCTATTTTTTCATACAACTTATCATAAGTTGGATAAGATGAAATATCCAAAGTATTAAAATCAATATTTATTTGAGGTTTTACAAAATTTATATTTGATGATAAATCAATTATCTCATCAACTCTACATCCTAAATCAAAGGCAAATTTTTCTATTTGTCCACCATGTTCAAAAGTTTTCATAATATTAAAAGTAATCCTATATTTAAAAGTACAAGTTCTGTATGTTCAAGGGTAAATCCCAAACAATCACCATTTACAAAACCAAATTTATTGTCTAAAACTTTTAAAATAAAATAAAAACTCAAAAGTGATATAACAAATAAAATAAACACATTTTGG
Coding sequences within:
- a CDS encoding aminotransferase class I/II-fold pyridoxal phosphate-dependent enzyme, with amino-acid sequence MKTFEHGGQIEKFAFDLGCRVDEIIDLSSNINFVKPQINIDFNTLDISSYPTYDKLYEKIAFNYGVETSQIELFNGGSSAIFTLFKHLSLQTCIIYSPAYLEYKKAALNFDYELNLINRFSNINENVKENSLVIFVNPSTPDGKYYELEELMKTWIEKSCTILVDESFLDFCDKASAIKYLEIYDKLYILKSMTKFYSSAGIRVGTIVSTKENIENLKEFEPMWKLSQFDSNYLQAALDDKLFKNISKAINIKNKIELENILKNSILIEEVFESSANYLLVKLKNLKAKEFQELLKPYKIMVRDCSNFDFLDERFIRIAVKSSSANEILQKALEEIC